From Pseudomonas sp. B21-028, one genomic window encodes:
- a CDS encoding uroporphyrinogen-III C-methyltransferase — MSETALPKDQDRPVIDAPVETPAPVAPRRGNGLAIVALLLGAAGVAVGGWGVWQVRHLQANNQQQSAQVQALNDQAQNLKLNEQRLSERLAQMPAAEELEERRRQVAQLQGDQQHLSQRLETVLGASRKDWRLAEAEHLLRLASLRLSALQDISSAQALVQGADEILREQNDPGSFAAREQLAKTLAALRSTEQPDRTGLFLQLGALREQVLQLTELAPEYKDRGESLLGLTADGDGTSRWAQWWDQISRYIRIDFNADENVRPLLAGQSLMQVRLALSLALEQAQWAALNGQAPVYTQALDEARDVLKNNFNQDNPQSKVMLERVAELAKQPVTVVTPDLTATLSSVQAYLERRNLNAEESVKPLAKPAEQEATP; from the coding sequence GTGAGCGAAACAGCCTTGCCAAAAGATCAAGACCGACCCGTGATCGATGCACCGGTGGAAACGCCGGCACCGGTGGCGCCGCGTCGCGGTAACGGGTTGGCCATTGTCGCATTGCTGCTGGGGGCCGCTGGCGTGGCCGTTGGCGGCTGGGGTGTCTGGCAGGTGCGTCACCTGCAGGCCAACAACCAGCAACAGTCCGCCCAGGTCCAGGCACTGAATGATCAGGCCCAGAACCTCAAGCTTAATGAGCAACGCCTCAGCGAGCGCCTCGCACAGATGCCGGCGGCCGAAGAGCTGGAGGAGCGACGCCGTCAGGTCGCCCAGTTGCAAGGCGACCAGCAGCACCTGAGCCAGCGTCTGGAAACCGTACTCGGTGCCAGCCGCAAGGACTGGCGGTTGGCCGAGGCCGAGCATCTGCTGCGCCTTGCCAGCCTGCGCCTATCCGCCCTGCAGGACATCAGCAGCGCCCAGGCTCTGGTCCAGGGTGCCGACGAAATCCTGCGGGAACAGAATGACCCGGGCTCGTTCGCTGCCCGCGAGCAATTGGCCAAGACCCTCGCGGCGTTGCGCAGCACCGAGCAGCCGGATCGCACCGGGCTGTTCCTGCAATTGGGGGCCTTGCGCGAGCAAGTGCTGCAACTCACGGAGCTGGCGCCCGAGTACAAGGATCGTGGCGAATCCCTGCTGGGCTTGACGGCCGATGGCGATGGAACCAGCCGCTGGGCGCAGTGGTGGGATCAGATCTCGCGCTATATCCGCATCGACTTCAATGCCGACGAGAACGTCCGTCCGCTTCTGGCCGGGCAGAGCCTGATGCAGGTGCGCCTGGCCTTGAGCCTGGCACTGGAGCAGGCGCAATGGGCAGCCCTCAACGGGCAGGCGCCGGTGTATACCCAGGCATTGGACGAGGCCCGCGATGTACTGAAGAACAACTTCAACCAGGACAACCCGCAGAGCAAAGTCATGCTCGAGCGAGTGGCCGAACTGGCCAAACAGCCGGTGACGGTGGTCACGCCGGACCTGACCGCGACCCTGAGCAGCGTCCAGGCCTACCTGGAGCGCCGCAACCTGAATGCCGAGGAGTCGGTCAAGCCGCTGGCCAAGCCTGCTGAGCAGGAGGCCACGCCATGA
- the hemC gene encoding hydroxymethylbilane synthase has product MSPREIRIATRKSALALWQAEYVKARLEAAHPGLIVTLVPMVSRGDKLLDSPLSKIGGKGLFVKELETALLDNEADIAVHSMKDVPMDFPEGLGLFCICEREDPRDAFVSNTFASLEALPAGSVVGTSSLRRQAQLLTRRPDLQIRFLRGNVNTRLAKLDAGEYDAIILAAAGLIRLGFEDRITSAISVDDSLPAGGQGAVGIECRSADSEIHGLLAPLHHEDTATRVFAERALNKHLNGGCQVPIACYAVLEGEQVWLRGLVGDPDGGTLLSSEARAPRGDAEALGVRVAEDLLSQGAGAILKKVYGEAGHA; this is encoded by the coding sequence ATGTCCCCTCGCGAGATCCGCATCGCCACCCGTAAAAGTGCCCTGGCCCTCTGGCAGGCCGAATACGTCAAAGCCCGTCTGGAAGCCGCCCATCCCGGCCTGATCGTGACGCTGGTGCCCATGGTCAGTCGCGGTGACAAGCTGCTGGATTCGCCGCTGTCGAAAATCGGCGGCAAGGGTTTGTTCGTCAAGGAACTGGAAACCGCGCTGCTGGACAACGAAGCCGATATCGCCGTGCATTCGATGAAAGACGTGCCCATGGACTTCCCCGAAGGCCTGGGCCTTTTTTGCATCTGCGAGCGGGAAGACCCGCGCGATGCGTTCGTCTCCAACACCTTTGCCAGCCTTGAAGCGCTGCCTGCCGGGAGCGTGGTTGGCACGTCCAGCCTGCGTCGCCAGGCGCAACTGTTGACCCGTCGCCCCGACCTGCAGATCCGCTTTCTGCGCGGCAACGTCAACACTCGCCTGGCCAAGCTCGACGCTGGCGAGTACGACGCGATCATCCTTGCCGCCGCCGGCCTGATCCGCCTGGGCTTCGAGGACCGCATCACCTCGGCCATCAGCGTCGACGACAGCCTGCCGGCGGGTGGGCAAGGAGCGGTGGGCATCGAATGCCGCAGCGCCGACAGCGAGATCCACGGGTTGCTCGCTCCCCTGCATCATGAAGATACCGCGACCCGGGTCTTTGCCGAGCGCGCCCTCAACAAGCACCTCAATGGCGGCTGCCAGGTACCGATTGCCTGCTACGCCGTGCTCGAAGGCGAGCAGGTCTGGTTGCGTGGCCTGGTGGGTGATCCGGACGGCGGCACGCTGCTCAGTTCCGAAGCCCGGGCGCCCCGTGGCGATGCCGAAGCGCTGGGGGTGCGGGTCGCTGAAGACCTGCTGAGCCAGGGCGCTGGGGCCATCCTCAAGAAGGTCTACGGCGAGGCTGGCCACGCGTGA
- a CDS encoding LytTR family DNA-binding domain-containing protein: protein MNVLIVDDEPLARERLSRMVGELEGYSVLEPSATNGEEALALIDSHKPDIVLLDIRMPGLDGLQVAAKLCERESPPAVVFCTTRDDFPPEVLQAGAVGYLVKPVASEALLDALRKAERPNRVQLAALTRPAAESGSGPRSHISARTRKGIELIPLNQVVYFIADHKYVTLRHESGEVLLDEPLKALEDEFGERFVRIHRNALVARERIERLQRTPLGHFQLFLKGLNGDALIVSRRHVAGVRKMMQQL from the coding sequence ATGAATGTCCTGATCGTTGATGACGAACCACTGGCCCGCGAGCGCCTGAGCCGAATGGTTGGCGAGCTCGAGGGTTACAGTGTCCTGGAGCCGAGCGCCACTAATGGCGAAGAGGCGTTGGCCCTTATCGACAGCCACAAGCCGGATATCGTGCTGCTCGACATTCGCATGCCTGGCCTGGATGGTCTGCAGGTGGCGGCGAAGCTGTGCGAACGAGAGTCGCCCCCCGCCGTGGTGTTTTGCACCACCCGGGACGACTTTCCGCCCGAGGTGTTGCAGGCCGGTGCCGTGGGCTATCTGGTCAAACCGGTGGCATCCGAGGCGTTGCTCGACGCCTTGCGCAAGGCTGAGCGGCCCAACCGCGTGCAGCTGGCGGCGCTGACCCGCCCGGCAGCGGAAAGTGGCAGCGGCCCGCGCAGCCACATCAGTGCGCGAACCCGCAAGGGCATCGAGCTGATCCCGTTGAACCAGGTGGTCTATTTCATCGCCGACCATAAGTACGTGACCTTGCGCCATGAGAGTGGCGAGGTGCTGCTGGACGAGCCCCTCAAGGCCCTTGAAGACGAATTCGGCGAGCGGTTCGTGCGCATCCACCGCAATGCCCTGGTGGCCCGCGAGCGCATCGAACGTCTGCAACGTACGCCCCTTGGGCACTTCCAGCTGTTTCTGAAAGGCCTCAATGGCGACGCGCTGATTGTCAGCCGACGACATGTGGCCGGCGTACGCAAGATGATGCAGCAGCTCTAG
- the argH gene encoding argininosuccinate lyase, which yields MSTDKTNQSWGGRFSEPVDAFVARFTASVNFDQRLYRHDIMGSIAHATMLAKVGVLTDAERDSIIDGLKTIQGEIEAGQFDWRVDLEDVHMNIEARLTDRIGVTGKKLHTGRSRNDQVATDIRLWLRDEIDLILAEITRLQKGLLEQAEREAESIMPGFTHLQTAQPVTFGHHMLAWFEMLSRDYERLVDCRKRTNRMPLGSAALAGTTYPIDRQYTAQLLGFDAVGGNSLDNVSDRDFAIEFCAAASIAMMHLSRFSEELVLWTSAQFQFIDLPDRFCTGSSIMPQKKNPDVPELVRGKSGRVFGALMGLLTLMKGQPLAYNKDNQEDKEPLFDAADTLRDSLRAFADMIPAIKPKHAVMREAALRGFSTATDLADYLVRRGLPFRDCHEIVGHAVKYGVDNGKDLAEMSLDELRQFSDQIEQDVFAVLTLEGSVNARDHIGGTAPAQVKAAVVRGQALLASR from the coding sequence ATGAGCACTGACAAGACCAATCAGTCCTGGGGCGGCCGCTTCAGTGAACCCGTCGACGCCTTCGTCGCCCGCTTCACCGCCTCCGTCAATTTCGACCAGCGCCTGTATCGCCACGACATCATGGGTTCGATCGCCCACGCCACCATGCTGGCCAAGGTCGGCGTGCTGACCGATGCCGAGCGCGACAGCATCATCGACGGCCTGAAGACCATCCAGGGCGAAATCGAGGCCGGTCAATTCGACTGGCGTGTCGACCTTGAAGATGTACACATGAATATCGAAGCGCGCCTGACCGATCGCATCGGCGTGACCGGCAAGAAGCTGCACACCGGCCGCAGCCGCAACGACCAGGTCGCCACCGACATCCGCCTGTGGCTGCGTGATGAAATCGACCTGATCCTGGCCGAAATCACCCGTCTGCAGAAAGGCTTGCTGGAGCAGGCCGAGCGTGAGGCCGAGAGCATCATGCCCGGCTTCACGCACTTGCAGACCGCCCAGCCTGTAACGTTTGGGCATCACATGCTGGCCTGGTTCGAAATGCTCAGCCGCGACTATGAGCGTCTGGTCGATTGCCGCAAGCGCACCAACCGCATGCCCCTGGGCAGCGCCGCGCTGGCCGGCACCACCTACCCGATCGATCGCCAATACACCGCCCAACTGCTGGGCTTCGACGCCGTGGGCGGCAACTCCCTGGATAACGTCTCGGACCGCGATTTCGCCATCGAATTCTGCGCCGCCGCGAGCATCGCGATGATGCACCTGTCGCGCTTCTCCGAAGAGCTGGTGCTATGGACCAGCGCGCAATTCCAGTTCATTGACCTGCCGGATCGCTTCTGCACCGGCAGCTCGATCATGCCGCAAAAGAAAAACCCCGACGTGCCGGAACTGGTACGGGGCAAGAGCGGCCGGGTGTTCGGCGCGCTGATGGGCCTGCTGACCCTGATGAAAGGCCAACCGCTGGCCTACAACAAGGACAACCAGGAAGACAAGGAGCCGCTGTTCGACGCCGCCGACACCCTGCGCGATTCGCTGCGCGCCTTTGCCGACATGATCCCGGCCATCAAGCCCAAGCACGCGGTGATGCGCGAAGCGGCCCTGCGTGGTTTCTCCACGGCGACAGACCTGGCCGATTACCTGGTGCGCCGTGGCCTGCCATTCCGCGATTGCCATGAGATCGTCGGGCATGCCGTGAAATACGGTGTGGACAACGGTAAGGATCTGGCGGAAATGAGCCTGGACGAACTGCGCCAGTTCAGCGATCAGATCGAGCAGGACGTGTTTGCGGTGCTTACTTTGGAAGGCTCGGTCAACGCCCGTGACCATATCGGCGGCACGGCGCCAGCACAGGTCAAGGCTGCCGTGGTACGTGGCCAGGCGCTGCTTGCCAGTCGCTAA
- a CDS encoding glutathione S-transferase family protein, with the protein MLELYGFCASNYYNMVKLALLEKGVPFQEVPFYGSQTAEILAISPRGKVPVLKTDQGFINETSVILEYIEQTQPGKALLPADPYERAQVLALCREIELYIELPGRACYAEAFFGMSVPDVVKEKSKAELLLGFASLGRHGKFAPYVAGDSLSIADLYFLYGVSPALQVGKKLFDIDLFADMPAAKALMERLGANPNVQRIAADREAGMPEFLAMIAAKK; encoded by the coding sequence ATGCTCGAGCTTTATGGTTTCTGCGCCAGTAATTATTACAACATGGTCAAGCTGGCGTTGCTGGAGAAGGGCGTGCCCTTCCAAGAAGTACCATTCTATGGCAGCCAGACTGCGGAAATACTCGCCATCAGCCCACGGGGCAAAGTGCCGGTACTGAAAACCGACCAGGGCTTCATCAACGAAACCAGCGTGATCCTCGAATACATCGAGCAAACCCAGCCCGGCAAGGCCCTGCTGCCCGCCGATCCGTACGAGCGAGCCCAGGTCCTGGCCCTGTGCCGGGAGATCGAGTTGTACATCGAACTGCCAGGGCGTGCTTGCTACGCCGAGGCATTTTTCGGCATGTCTGTACCCGATGTCGTCAAGGAAAAGAGCAAGGCTGAACTGCTGCTGGGGTTCGCTTCGCTGGGCAGGCACGGCAAGTTCGCGCCCTATGTGGCGGGCGATAGCCTGAGCATTGCCGACTTGTACTTTCTCTACGGTGTTTCGCCCGCCTTACAGGTGGGCAAGAAGTTGTTCGATATCGATCTGTTCGCAGACATGCCGGCCGCCAAGGCGCTGATGGAGCGGTTGGGGGCGAATCCGAATGTGCAGCGGATCGCGGCGGACAGGGAAGCGGGGATGCCAGAGTTTTTGGCGATGATCGCTGCCAAGAAGTGA
- a CDS encoding TIGR02647 family protein, which yields MSLTPELVAELEILALFNLDSSQEGLKIHQTAAPKAVAAAQRLYDKELITQPDGGYLTSLGRDAAQNVQTVLTILSVQEAA from the coding sequence ATGTCGCTTACCCCTGAGCTGGTTGCCGAACTGGAAATCCTTGCGCTCTTCAACCTGGACAGTTCCCAGGAAGGCCTGAAAATCCATCAGACCGCTGCCCCAAAAGCTGTTGCCGCCGCCCAACGCCTGTACGACAAGGAACTGATCACCCAACCCGACGGTGGTTACCTGACCAGCCTGGGTCGTGACGCCGCGCAAAACGTACAAACCGTCCTGACGATACTCAGCGTTCAAGAAGCCGCCTGA
- a CDS encoding class I adenylate cyclase — MTRNHEIRPDLDEGIDRKVLGQLRARFLKLNTVRMNRAMEGLSPRQQGVLTLLPLFFHVNHPLLPGYVSGSTPAGLSNYEPDASVLADAQRLTRSFSYKPRHGNNPPRPILGLYLMGSLGTLAQADQSDMDVWVCHGPDLSDNELAELRKKCQLLEIWAATQGAEAHFFLIDPARFVRGERDNQLSSDDCGTTQHYLLLDEFYRTAIWLAGRTPIWWLVPVYEEDNYEAYTHTLLSKRFIRADETLDLGHLAYIPPGEFIGAGLWQLFKGIESPYKSVLKLLLTEVYASEHPDVRCLSLRFKQAVFANRLDLEELDPYMLVYRRIEEYLNARGEPERLELIRRALYLKVNRKLTGQGRSNSWQRTLLERLAGEWGWDPRQLTLLDSRSQWKVRQVSNERRALVNELTYSYRFLTQFARTEKTVSLINKRDLNVLGRRLYAAFERKADKVEFINPGIAPDLAEDTLTLVQSPNKKEPGQNQWGLYNGSLNALEWENFAPIKRSRELLELLTWCHRNGVIDSSTRLALHPGDSDLSEFELFNLLGSLQQSIALPLVTVGEEQLLHASVPSEVLILVNVGVDPLKHHRDLNILMTTERTDSLSYAGVRENLVLTLDQVTLNSWNEVLVNRFDGEHALLDCLRDYLNDLPATARQPRLQVRCFCHNRAQFIARRVEEVIETAQTLLLSRLNHRYLLQVQQYYHVLELVPGQVRHVALGSLSALLDYLGEELNAYSPLHLDPMALEDHDLALILPMGQPECVQVFYRVNEDEAELYVLDELNALWQQRLPYHDEHSLLVPLQRFLQSVLYRQDALLSMETDQPLSLDTLYYQLLPSGNGRARRVEMRPAPQTPENKPFYDVQAIIGKATHGQVNVTLYCNQQEFSELEHGDQLFRVVASEIVEQRREAERYRCYITDLDLSGLVGDSACSSNLYLRYKADLERALNEALALV; from the coding sequence ATGACCCGCAATCACGAAATACGCCCCGATCTGGACGAAGGAATCGACCGTAAGGTTCTCGGCCAACTGCGTGCACGCTTTCTCAAGCTCAACACCGTCCGGATGAATCGCGCCATGGAAGGCTTGTCGCCTCGCCAGCAAGGCGTGCTGACGCTGCTTCCGCTGTTTTTCCACGTCAACCATCCCCTGCTGCCAGGCTACGTCTCCGGCAGTACACCGGCCGGGCTGTCGAACTACGAGCCCGACGCCAGCGTCCTCGCCGACGCCCAGCGACTGACCCGTTCGTTTTCCTACAAGCCACGCCATGGCAACAATCCGCCGCGCCCCATCCTGGGCTTGTACCTGATGGGCAGCCTGGGCACGCTCGCCCAGGCGGATCAGAGCGACATGGATGTCTGGGTCTGCCATGGTCCAGACCTGAGCGACAACGAACTGGCCGAGCTGCGCAAGAAATGCCAACTGCTCGAAATCTGGGCCGCGACCCAGGGCGCGGAAGCGCATTTCTTCTTGATCGACCCGGCCCGGTTCGTGCGGGGTGAGCGGGACAATCAACTCAGTTCCGACGATTGCGGCACGACCCAGCACTACCTGTTGCTGGACGAGTTCTACCGCACGGCGATCTGGCTGGCCGGGCGTACACCGATCTGGTGGCTGGTGCCGGTGTACGAGGAAGACAATTATGAGGCGTACACCCATACGCTGCTTTCCAAGCGCTTCATCCGCGCCGATGAGACCCTGGACCTCGGACACCTGGCCTACATTCCGCCGGGCGAGTTCATTGGCGCCGGGCTCTGGCAGTTGTTCAAGGGCATCGAGTCGCCCTACAAGTCCGTGCTCAAGCTGCTGTTGACGGAGGTCTACGCCAGCGAACACCCCGATGTCCGCTGTCTGAGCCTGCGCTTCAAGCAAGCTGTGTTCGCCAACCGCTTGGACTTGGAGGAGCTGGACCCATACATGCTGGTGTATCGCCGTATCGAGGAATACCTCAACGCTCGCGGCGAACCCGAGCGCCTGGAGTTGATCCGGCGCGCGCTGTACCTGAAGGTCAACCGCAAGCTCACCGGTCAAGGGCGCAGCAACAGTTGGCAGCGAACGCTGCTCGAGCGCCTGGCCGGAGAATGGGGCTGGGACCCGCGCCAGCTCACGTTACTGGACAGCCGCAGCCAGTGGAAAGTGCGCCAGGTCAGCAACGAACGTCGCGCGCTGGTCAACGAACTGACCTACAGCTACCGCTTCCTGACCCAGTTCGCCCGCACCGAAAAAACCGTCAGCCTGATCAACAAGCGCGACCTCAACGTCCTTGGCCGACGGCTGTATGCAGCCTTCGAACGCAAGGCCGACAAGGTCGAGTTCATCAACCCCGGCATCGCCCCGGACCTGGCCGAGGACACCCTCACGCTGGTCCAGTCGCCCAACAAAAAAGAACCCGGGCAGAACCAGTGGGGCCTCTACAACGGCAGCCTCAACGCCCTGGAGTGGGAGAACTTCGCGCCGATCAAGCGCAGCCGCGAACTGCTGGAGCTGCTGACCTGGTGCCATCGCAACGGCGTGATCGACAGCAGCACACGCCTGGCGCTGCACCCGGGCGACAGCGATCTGAGCGAGTTCGAACTGTTCAACCTGCTGGGCAGCCTGCAACAGTCCATTGCCCTGCCCCTGGTCACGGTCGGCGAAGAACAGCTGCTGCACGCCAGCGTTCCCAGTGAAGTGCTGATCCTGGTGAACGTCGGCGTCGACCCGCTCAAGCATCACCGCGATCTGAACATCCTGATGACCACCGAGCGCACCGACTCCCTGAGCTATGCCGGGGTCAGGGAAAACCTGGTGCTGACGCTCGACCAGGTCACGCTCAACAGCTGGAATGAAGTGCTGGTCAACCGCTTCGATGGCGAACACGCGCTGCTTGATTGCCTGCGCGACTACCTCAACGACCTGCCCGCCACTGCGCGCCAGCCGCGCTTGCAGGTACGCTGTTTCTGCCACAACCGGGCGCAGTTCATCGCACGACGGGTCGAAGAAGTCATCGAAACGGCCCAGACCCTGCTGCTGAGCAGGCTCAATCACCGCTACTTGCTGCAGGTGCAACAGTATTATCACGTGCTGGAGCTGGTCCCCGGCCAAGTCAGGCACGTGGCGCTGGGCAGCCTGTCGGCGCTGCTGGATTACCTGGGCGAAGAACTGAATGCCTACAGCCCGCTGCACCTGGACCCGATGGCTCTGGAAGACCACGATCTGGCGCTGATCCTGCCGATGGGTCAGCCGGAATGCGTCCAGGTGTTCTACCGGGTCAATGAGGACGAAGCCGAGCTGTATGTGCTCGATGAGCTCAATGCCCTGTGGCAACAGCGCCTGCCCTATCACGACGAACACAGCCTGCTGGTACCGCTGCAGCGCTTCCTGCAATCGGTGCTGTACCGTCAGGACGCCTTGCTGTCGATGGAAACCGACCAGCCGTTGAGCCTGGACACCCTTTACTACCAGCTCCTGCCCTCGGGTAACGGACGCGCACGCCGGGTCGAAATGCGCCCGGCGCCGCAGACACCCGAGAACAAGCCGTTCTACGACGTTCAGGCCATCATCGGCAAAGCGACCCATGGTCAGGTCAACGTCACGCTGTACTGCAATCAACAGGAGTTTTCGGAACTGGAACATGGCGACCAACTGTTCCGTGTGGTCGCCAGCGAGATCGTCGAGCAGCGCCGCGAGGCCGAACGCTATCGCTGCTACATCACCGACCTGGACCTCTCGGGCCTGGTGGGTGACAGCGCTTGCTCAAGCAATCTGTACCTGCGCTACAAGGCCGATCTGGAACGCGCCCTGAACGAAGCGCTGGCCCTGGTCTGA
- the rnk gene encoding nucleoside diphosphate kinase regulator → MTAPSITLTRLDVQRLERLIDSLDETLPGVIALQTELDRAETLVGHEDVPADVVTMNARVHCREEGSGKDYHLTLVYPQDANADEGKVSILAPVGSALLGLKVGQHIDWPAPGGKTLKLTLLAVEYQPEAGGDFHL, encoded by the coding sequence ATGACCGCACCTTCCATCACTCTTACCCGCCTGGACGTACAACGTCTGGAGCGCCTGATCGACAGTCTCGACGAAACGCTGCCGGGCGTGATTGCGTTGCAAACCGAACTGGATCGCGCCGAGACCCTGGTGGGTCATGAAGACGTGCCCGCCGATGTCGTGACCATGAACGCGCGCGTGCATTGCCGCGAGGAGGGTAGCGGCAAGGACTACCACCTGACGCTGGTCTATCCGCAGGACGCGAATGCCGACGAAGGCAAGGTCTCGATCCTCGCGCCGGTGGGCAGCGCCTTGCTGGGACTGAAGGTTGGCCAGCACATCGATTGGCCGGCACCGGGCGGCAAGACGCTGAAGCTGACGCTGCTGGCGGTGGAATATCAGCCCGAAGCGGGCGGCGACTTCCACCTCTGA
- a CDS encoding DUF1289 domain-containing protein produces MSQTVPARPPKPLYSNVSPAVPSPCTSVCKLDEQKVCLGCFRHVEDIREWRSADDARRRVICAEALKRRSLV; encoded by the coding sequence GTGAGCCAGACCGTCCCGGCGCGGCCGCCCAAGCCGCTCTACAGCAACGTCAGTCCTGCCGTGCCGTCGCCGTGCACCAGCGTGTGCAAGCTGGATGAGCAGAAGGTCTGCCTCGGCTGTTTCCGCCATGTGGAAGATATCCGTGAGTGGCGCTCGGCCGATGATGCGCGCCGGCGGGTGATCTGTGCCGAGGCGCTCAAGCGTCGGTCTTTGGTGTAG
- the cyaY gene encoding iron donor protein CyaY, with protein sequence MSLTEARFHDLVDTAQQVLEDIFDDSELDIDLESSAGVLTVKFENGSQLIFSRQEPLRQLWLAAVSGGFHFDYDEESERWMCDKSEEQLGEMLERIVKQQAGVELEFEGL encoded by the coding sequence ATGAGTTTGACTGAAGCCCGTTTTCACGATCTGGTCGATACTGCCCAGCAAGTGCTGGAGGATATTTTCGATGACAGCGAACTGGACATCGATCTGGAAAGCTCCGCCGGTGTGCTCACCGTCAAGTTCGAAAACGGCAGCCAGTTGATCTTCAGTCGCCAGGAGCCGCTGCGGCAGTTGTGGCTGGCAGCGGTGTCCGGTGGTTTCCACTTCGACTACGACGAGGAAAGCGAGCGCTGGATGTGCGACAAGAGCGAGGAGCAGTTGGGCGAGATGCTCGAGCGCATCGTCAAGCAGCAAGCCGGTGTGGAACTTGAGTTCGAAGGCCTGTGA
- the lptM gene encoding LPS translocon maturation chaperone LptM, whose protein sequence is MKRLISSLAALVAVACLVTACGQKGPLYLPDDSKSPEEQAKSSQSKAHAHDTTTY, encoded by the coding sequence ATGAAGCGCCTGATCTCTTCCCTTGCTGCGCTCGTCGCGGTTGCCTGCCTTGTGACAGCCTGTGGTCAAAAAGGTCCGCTGTACCTGCCTGATGACAGCAAGTCCCCTGAAGAGCAGGCCAAGTCGTCGCAATCCAAAGCCCACGCGCACGACACCACCACTTACTAA
- the lysA gene encoding diaminopimelate decarboxylase yields the protein MDAFNYRGGELFAEGVALSAIAERFGTPTYVYSRAHIEAQYRTFADALTGMPHLVCFAVKANSNLGVLNLLARLGAGFDIVSGGELERVLAAGGSPDKIVFSGVGKTREDMRRALEVGVHCFNIESTDELERLQVVAAELGVRAPVSLRVNPDVDAGTHPYISTGLKENKFGIAIADAEDVYVRAAQLPNLEVLGVDCHIGSQLTTLEPFLDALDRLLALVDRLGDCGIYLRHIDLGGGVGVRYRDEEPPLVADYVKTVRERLAGRDLALMFEPGRYIVANAGVLLTQVEYLKHTEHKDFAIVDAAMNDLIRPALYQAWMDVTAVRPRDTAARDYDIVGPICETGDFLAKGRELALEEGDLLAVHSAGAYGFVMSSNYNTRGRCAEVLVDGDQAFEVRRRETVAELFAGESLLPE from the coding sequence ATGGACGCTTTTAACTACCGTGGCGGAGAGCTGTTCGCGGAGGGTGTTGCCTTGTCCGCCATTGCCGAACGTTTCGGCACGCCGACCTACGTCTACTCCCGTGCTCACATCGAAGCCCAATACCGGACCTTCGCCGACGCCCTCACCGGCATGCCACATCTGGTGTGCTTCGCCGTGAAAGCCAACTCCAACCTGGGTGTGCTCAATCTCCTGGCGCGCCTGGGTGCCGGTTTCGATATCGTCTCCGGCGGCGAGCTCGAACGTGTACTGGCGGCTGGCGGCAGCCCGGACAAAATCGTCTTCTCCGGCGTCGGCAAGACCCGCGAAGACATGCGCCGTGCCCTGGAAGTCGGCGTGCATTGCTTCAACATCGAATCCACCGACGAACTGGAGCGCCTCCAGGTCGTCGCCGCCGAGCTGGGCGTGCGCGCGCCGGTTTCCCTGCGCGTGAACCCGGACGTCGATGCTGGCACCCACCCGTACATTTCCACCGGTCTGAAGGAAAACAAGTTCGGCATCGCCATCGCCGACGCCGAAGACGTCTATGTGCGTGCCGCCCAACTGCCGAACCTGGAAGTATTGGGCGTCGATTGCCACATCGGCTCGCAACTGACCACCCTGGAGCCGTTCCTCGATGCCCTCGACCGCCTGCTGGCGCTGGTCGACCGCCTCGGCGATTGCGGCATCTACCTGCGTCATATCGACCTGGGTGGCGGTGTCGGCGTGCGTTACCGCGATGAAGAGCCGCCACTGGTGGCCGACTACGTCAAGACCGTTCGGGAGCGCCTGGCCGGTCGCGACCTGGCGCTGATGTTCGAACCGGGCCGCTACATCGTGGCCAATGCCGGCGTGCTGCTGACCCAGGTCGAGTACCTCAAACACACCGAGCACAAGGACTTCGCCATCGTCGACGCGGCCATGAACGACCTGATCCGCCCGGCGCTGTACCAGGCGTGGATGGATGTGACCGCCGTGCGCCCCCGCGATACCGCCGCCCGCGACTACGACATCGTCGGCCCGATCTGCGAAACCGGTGACTTCCTGGCCAAGGGCCGGGAGCTGGCACTGGAAGAAGGCGACCTGCTGGCGGTGCATTCCGCCGGTGCCTACGGGTTTGTCATGAGCTCCAACTACAACACCCGCGGCCGCTGCGCCGAGGTGCTGGTGGACGGTGATCAAGCGTTCGAAGTGCGTCGCCGCGAGACGGTAGCCGAGTTGTTTGCCGGCGAAAGCCTGCTACCGGAGTAA